The Frankiaceae bacterium genome has a window encoding:
- a CDS encoding DUF4238 domain-containing protein has protein sequence MSRFYLNGFASDRGLLRRVALPGDVTHLVSVNDATVIKDFYSIELGGELDDYFEQQFARVERRAADAMRLALAGSEWPLPPRDKAALASWIALQHLRAESVRTGQQQIRADTIRLLVGASGKKALRGHIEAAEGAPISEARLDAEWTDFVKPGGPTLEPDAADHLRTVVEMHVPTAEMLRAMQWSLDIFERRSLITCDHPVVLLPNEDHPRWMGLGIFNAGGFAIALSRRRALVIGSSPDLPDLRLPGTTNMARSINSHIARNARHSIYHHPDDAHVVAELTLPDRRTREFESSGDGLIREEGLFAGLSESQLKAFSGISGGDGKGFTLSDLPWPVPGRVFSWTEQPAADGDG, from the coding sequence GTGTCGCGCTTCTACCTGAATGGGTTCGCGAGTGACCGCGGGCTGTTACGCCGTGTAGCGCTCCCGGGCGATGTCACGCACTTGGTCAGCGTCAACGACGCCACCGTGATCAAGGACTTCTACAGTATTGAGCTCGGCGGTGAGTTGGACGACTACTTCGAGCAGCAGTTTGCGCGCGTGGAGCGCCGCGCCGCCGACGCGATGCGGTTAGCTCTTGCCGGATCGGAGTGGCCTTTGCCTCCTCGCGACAAGGCTGCATTGGCGTCGTGGATAGCCCTGCAACACCTTCGCGCCGAGTCAGTCCGCACGGGCCAACAGCAGATTCGGGCAGACACGATCCGGTTGCTAGTTGGCGCGAGCGGCAAGAAGGCGCTGCGCGGCCACATCGAGGCCGCCGAGGGTGCACCCATTAGTGAAGCGCGACTGGACGCCGAGTGGACCGACTTTGTCAAGCCGGGGGGACCGACCTTGGAGCCCGATGCCGCGGATCATCTTCGGACAGTTGTGGAGATGCACGTGCCAACCGCCGAGATGCTCCGAGCGATGCAATGGTCTCTCGACATCTTCGAGCGGCGATCATTGATCACTTGCGACCATCCCGTCGTCCTTCTCCCGAACGAAGACCACCCACGGTGGATGGGCCTCGGGATATTCAATGCGGGAGGGTTTGCTATCGCACTGTCGCGCAGGCGCGCCCTTGTCATCGGTTCGTCGCCAGACCTGCCCGACCTACGCCTTCCAGGCACGACCAACATGGCACGGTCGATCAACAGCCACATCGCTCGCAACGCGAGGCACTCGATCTACCACCACCCTGACGACGCCCACGTGGTCGCGGAGCTGACGCTGCCCGACCGCCGCACACGGGAGTTCGAGTCGAGCGGTGACGGCCTCATCCGCGAAGAAGGGCTGTTCGCTGGACTCTCTGAGTCGCAGCTGAAGGCGTTCAGCGGAATCAGCGGCGGGGATGGGAAAGGGTTCACGCTGTCCGACCTGCCGTGGCCGGTGCCGGGGCGAGTCTTTTCTTGGACCGAACAGCCAGCCGCTGACGGTGACGGCTAG
- a CDS encoding kelch repeat-containing protein: MHRLSRPRVLLGCLVLALVATTVPLTAASADPTYTGMWTEETPATKPPVRSHAAMVYDTARGEVVMYGGYGPAGNNPQRTDTWVWDGTNWTQRLPATNPGFCPFPAMAYDELRTVTVLFCGYGSGTNAPGETWTWNGVDWTLHPTTTRPSGRQHYFMAYDGGRDLIVLFGGRLNTGGIASDTWTWDGTTWTQVTPTGGISPSARYGGTMAYDASHDQLVLFGGYEAGGTMPVDTWTWDGSAWTPHITAAPPPRWQATMAYDSVNRQTILFGGYGGTGSLGCDCFRDDTWAWDGSTWTEHVSVPKPPARYYAAMAYDGANAEMVLFSGAEPYQPANDTWTYDVFRLITAEVWTPAAATGPSGRFRASSAYDTIRHNAVLVGGRNIGGYLADTWTWNGSGWTQRPASGVPAREAAAMAYHGASGTTVLFGGRNAGGVLGDTWLWNGASWSAAPVGTAPPARYGATMAYDAAHGEILLFGGMNASGTRLSDTWVWTTAGWAPRFPGTTPPAREGAAMAYFADTIQSHVVLFGGQGTLGNLDDTWTWNGTTWTAANPVPHPPTLHLASMAYDSAHHRSVLFGGCTYGAPLECPGARTWAWDGQGWTERMPATSPPARYGATMAYDTRGNVSVVIAGSGCAGVCYLSDTWVYD; the protein is encoded by the coding sequence GTGCATCGCCTGTCTCGGCCACGAGTCCTGCTCGGCTGCCTCGTCTTGGCGCTCGTCGCCACCACGGTTCCACTCACCGCCGCGTCGGCGGATCCGACCTACACCGGCATGTGGACCGAAGAGACGCCCGCCACCAAGCCGCCCGTGCGGTCACATGCCGCGATGGTGTACGACACGGCGCGCGGCGAGGTCGTCATGTACGGCGGCTACGGCCCGGCTGGCAACAATCCGCAGCGCACCGACACCTGGGTCTGGGACGGCACGAACTGGACTCAACGGCTGCCCGCGACGAACCCGGGGTTCTGCCCGTTCCCCGCGATGGCCTACGACGAGCTGCGCACCGTTACGGTGCTTTTCTGCGGCTATGGCTCGGGCACGAACGCGCCGGGTGAGACGTGGACGTGGAACGGCGTCGACTGGACGCTCCACCCGACGACGACGCGCCCCTCGGGACGCCAGCACTACTTCATGGCCTACGACGGCGGCCGCGACCTCATCGTGTTGTTTGGTGGGCGCCTGAACACCGGTGGCATCGCCTCCGATACCTGGACGTGGGACGGCACTACATGGACGCAGGTCACGCCGACGGGGGGGATCTCACCGTCGGCGCGGTACGGCGGCACGATGGCCTACGACGCGTCCCATGACCAGCTCGTCCTGTTCGGCGGTTACGAAGCCGGCGGCACCATGCCGGTGGACACCTGGACGTGGGACGGCTCCGCGTGGACGCCGCACATCACCGCGGCGCCGCCCCCGCGGTGGCAGGCCACGATGGCCTACGACAGCGTCAACCGACAGACCATCTTGTTCGGCGGATACGGCGGGACCGGCAGCCTCGGCTGCGACTGCTTCCGCGACGACACCTGGGCGTGGGACGGCAGCACCTGGACCGAGCACGTCTCGGTGCCGAAGCCGCCAGCCCGCTACTACGCCGCGATGGCGTACGACGGGGCCAACGCTGAGATGGTGCTGTTCTCCGGCGCCGAGCCTTACCAGCCGGCGAACGACACGTGGACCTACGACGTGTTTCGCCTCATCACGGCCGAGGTATGGACTCCGGCGGCGGCTACCGGGCCGTCGGGCCGCTTCCGAGCGTCGAGTGCGTACGACACGATCCGGCACAACGCGGTCCTCGTCGGCGGGCGGAACATCGGCGGCTACCTCGCCGACACCTGGACGTGGAACGGCTCCGGCTGGACGCAGCGGCCTGCTAGCGGCGTACCCGCCCGCGAGGCCGCGGCGATGGCGTACCACGGCGCGAGCGGCACCACGGTGCTGTTCGGTGGCCGCAACGCCGGCGGCGTCCTCGGCGACACCTGGCTCTGGAACGGCGCATCGTGGAGCGCGGCGCCGGTCGGGACCGCGCCACCTGCACGCTACGGCGCGACGATGGCGTACGACGCAGCACACGGCGAGATCCTGCTGTTCGGCGGGATGAACGCTAGCGGCACGCGACTGTCCGACACCTGGGTCTGGACCACGGCCGGATGGGCACCGCGCTTCCCGGGCACAACGCCCCCCGCACGGGAGGGCGCCGCGATGGCGTACTTCGCCGACACGATCCAGTCGCATGTCGTGCTCTTCGGGGGCCAGGGGACCCTCGGCAACCTCGACGACACGTGGACGTGGAACGGCACCACGTGGACGGCCGCAAACCCCGTGCCGCACCCGCCGACGCTGCACCTCGCATCGATGGCCTACGACTCGGCGCACCACCGAAGCGTGCTGTTCGGCGGCTGCACCTACGGTGCGCCGCTCGAATGCCCGGGCGCGCGCACGTGGGCGTGGGACGGCCAGGGCTGGACCGAGCGGATGCCTGCGACGAGCCCACCGGCACGGTACGGCGCGACGATGGCCTACGACACCCGCGGCAACGTCAGCGTGGTAATCGCCGGCAGCGGGTGTGCCGGCGTGTGCTACCTCAGCGACACCTGGGTGTACGACTGA
- a CDS encoding Arm DNA-binding domain-containing protein, whose amino-acid sequence MRGSIVKRGEMFHAVLDLPRGEDGKRRQKWLSGYATRREAEAALAHALNEVHTGRHVEPITMTVRHFLCDEWLPASAARVRATTLRGYRPLINSYAVPALGDVRLVDVTPVVLTKLYGRLLTSGRANGKGGLSARTVASFTPSCVARSPTPCAGATSRRTPPTARRRRPLPRHARRRCARDAVTSSRHPPKDRRQRAAWPLDGGVHPGHLQPRGAVAAGRGRTDVRSVGVRLIVHSQCPRRIVQCERLLRMLDCGALKAPPHVDHLWRQVIIAFRTIT is encoded by the coding sequence ATGCGAGGCAGCATCGTCAAGCGCGGCGAGATGTTCCACGCCGTGCTCGACCTGCCGCGAGGCGAGGACGGCAAGCGGAGGCAGAAGTGGCTCTCTGGCTACGCCACGAGGCGCGAGGCCGAGGCGGCCCTCGCGCACGCGCTCAACGAGGTCCACACCGGCCGCCACGTCGAGCCGATCACCATGACCGTCCGGCACTTCCTGTGCGACGAGTGGCTGCCGGCAAGCGCAGCCCGCGTGCGCGCGACGACCCTGCGCGGGTACCGACCGCTCATCAACTCCTACGCCGTGCCCGCCCTCGGCGACGTCCGGCTCGTCGACGTGACGCCCGTCGTTCTGACGAAGCTCTACGGTCGGTTGCTGACGTCCGGTCGCGCGAACGGCAAGGGCGGTCTGTCGGCGCGCACCGTGGCTTCCTTCACACCGTCCTGCGTCGCGCGTTCGCCGACGCCGTGCGCTGGCGCTACCTCGCGGCGAACCCCGCCGACGGCGCGACGCCGCCGTCCGCTGCCGCGGCACGCGCGCCGGAGATGCGCACGCGACGCTGTCACTTCAAGCCGGCATCCACCCAAAGATCGTCGTCAGCGAGCGGCTTGGCCACTCGACGGCGGCGTTCACCCTGGACATCTACAGCCACGCGGTGCCGTCGCTGCAGGCCGAGGCCGCACCGACGTTCGGAGCGTTGGTGTTCGGCTGATAGTGCATTCTCAGTGCCCCCGACGAATCGTGCAGTGCGAACGGCTGCTCAGGATGCTCGACTGTGGCGCCCTGAAGGCGCCCCCACACGTAGATCATCTTTGGCGGCAAGTGATCATTGCATTCAGAACGATCACATGA
- a CDS encoding peptidase inhibitor family I36 protein codes for MLHKLRLTVAVAIVGAVLVTAPGASAHEAGSPVCDSGALCVWYDTHYTGSRFMFFGTNSSWHSWAIADDDSSSKNNGTTGLRARIWENTSYGGTLIECLAQGVKVAHNDPNDEGSSNDWQWSC; via the coding sequence ATGCTCCACAAGCTTCGGTTGACGGTCGCGGTGGCGATCGTTGGCGCCGTACTGGTGACTGCACCAGGCGCCTCGGCACATGAGGCCGGTAGTCCGGTCTGTGACTCGGGGGCCTTGTGTGTCTGGTACGACACGCATTACACCGGCTCCCGGTTCATGTTCTTCGGCACCAACTCCTCGTGGCACTCGTGGGCTATTGCTGACGACGACTCGTCGTCCAAGAACAATGGCACCACGGGCCTGCGTGCGCGGATCTGGGAGAACACGAGCTACGGGGGCACTCTCATCGAGTGCCTCGCGCAAGGTGTGAAGGTCGCACACAACGACCCGAACGACGAAGGCAGTTCGAACGACTGGCAATGGTCCTGCTGA
- a CDS encoding ABC transporter ATP-binding protein produces the protein MNVGSITPRDDGPLIRLAGITRVYPGPPAVEALRGIDLVVDEGEFLAVVGRSGSGKSTLLNVIGLLDTPTSGRYDFIGVDVTTFSERELTAFRSQRIGFVFQAFHLLEERDCIENVLVGLMYAHWPRQDRRRRALEVLAAVGLSDRALARTGELSGGERQRVAIARAIAPNPALLLCDEPTGNLDSATAESVLDLLAALNRAGTSVLVITHDAAVARAAQRIVTLQDGRLDLVNAAAS, from the coding sequence ATGAACGTCGGCTCGATCACGCCACGCGACGATGGTCCGCTGATCCGGCTGGCGGGAATCACTCGGGTCTATCCAGGTCCTCCCGCGGTAGAGGCCCTGCGCGGTATCGACCTCGTGGTGGACGAGGGCGAGTTCCTCGCGGTGGTCGGCAGGTCGGGCTCAGGAAAATCAACCTTGCTGAACGTGATCGGCCTGCTGGACACGCCGACGTCCGGCCGTTACGACTTCATCGGCGTCGATGTGACGACGTTTTCCGAACGCGAGTTGACGGCGTTCCGGTCGCAGCGAATCGGCTTCGTCTTCCAGGCGTTCCACCTGCTCGAGGAGCGAGACTGCATCGAAAACGTCCTCGTCGGTCTGATGTACGCACACTGGCCCCGGCAGGATCGCCGCCGCCGTGCGTTGGAGGTGCTGGCGGCGGTCGGCCTGTCGGACCGGGCTCTCGCCCGGACCGGAGAGCTGTCGGGAGGTGAACGGCAGCGTGTTGCGATCGCCCGTGCCATTGCACCGAACCCCGCGTTGTTGCTCTGCGACGAACCAACCGGGAACCTCGACAGCGCCACGGCGGAAAGCGTTCTCGATCTGCTAGCCGCCCTCAACCGAGCAGGTACGTCTGTGCTGGTCATCACGCACGACGCGGCGGTCGCTCGCGCCGCGCAGCGGATCGTGACGCTACAAGACGGTCGGCTCGACCTGGTGAATGCGGCGGCGTCGTGA
- a CDS encoding ABC transporter permease — translation MRDVATEATAGVVRRPGRAGLTAFGCVLGIGSFVATVGVTTTAASQIGARFDALKATEVSVESADPAEGATDSPFPPDFESRLGRLNGVVATGHRWELEGEALSVATRPGPQGAESQRLPILAVSPGYLTVARPTLASGVLFSQFHQRRAEQVVVLGAAAATTLGIHEAHPDLALWIGNRPFTVVGIVSDTKRAPDLVLSVMLPDSTADAWFGHRVQDERLLVETRAGASQLVASQAPFALDPANPERYVVLAAPDPRRLREEVETDVGSLYLILALVSLTITTVSIANITLVSVMERVPEIGLRRALGATRRQIATVFLAESGAIGLFGGLIGAAAGVCITVGVSVVRHWTPVVDLRLAVLAPALGAFCGVVAGAYPASRASRVDPVLALRH, via the coding sequence ATGCGCGATGTCGCCACGGAGGCCACGGCTGGCGTCGTTCGCCGGCCAGGCCGTGCAGGGCTGACGGCATTTGGCTGCGTTCTCGGCATCGGGTCTTTCGTCGCCACCGTCGGTGTCACGACGACGGCGGCGTCTCAGATCGGTGCGCGTTTCGATGCGCTCAAGGCGACCGAAGTCAGCGTGGAGAGCGCCGATCCCGCCGAGGGCGCGACCGACTCACCATTCCCCCCGGACTTCGAGAGCAGGCTCGGAAGGTTGAACGGGGTCGTCGCGACTGGGCACCGTTGGGAGCTTGAGGGCGAGGCCTTGTCGGTCGCCACGCGACCGGGCCCTCAAGGCGCGGAGTCGCAACGACTGCCCATCCTCGCGGTCAGTCCCGGCTACCTCACGGTTGCCCGGCCCACTCTGGCCAGCGGCGTCCTGTTCAGTCAGTTCCATCAGCGGCGTGCGGAACAGGTCGTGGTGCTCGGCGCCGCCGCGGCCACGACGCTGGGTATTCACGAGGCGCACCCCGACTTGGCGTTGTGGATCGGCAACCGGCCGTTCACCGTCGTGGGCATCGTCTCGGACACGAAGCGTGCGCCGGACCTCGTGCTCTCAGTCATGCTTCCGGACTCGACCGCGGATGCATGGTTCGGCCATCGCGTTCAGGACGAGCGACTGCTCGTCGAGACAAGGGCTGGCGCCAGCCAGCTGGTCGCGTCCCAGGCCCCCTTCGCGCTCGATCCCGCAAATCCGGAACGCTACGTCGTCCTGGCCGCGCCCGACCCGCGTCGCCTGCGCGAGGAGGTCGAGACAGACGTCGGCAGTCTCTACTTGATACTCGCGCTCGTGTCGCTCACCATCACGACCGTCAGCATTGCCAACATCACCCTGGTGTCGGTGATGGAACGAGTCCCCGAGATCGGCTTGCGCCGCGCTCTCGGCGCGACGCGACGACAGATTGCCACGGTGTTCCTTGCGGAGAGCGGAGCCATCGGGCTCTTCGGCGGTCTGATCGGTGCGGCAGCCGGTGTGTGCATTACGGTCGGCGTATCAGTCGTCCGCCACTGGACGCCAGTCGTCGACCTGCGCCTCGCGGTGTTGGCGCCTGCCCTTGGCGCGTTCTGCGGAGTGGTCGCGGGTGCTTACCCAGCCTCGCGTGCTTCTCGCGTGGACCCGGTGCTCGCCTTGCGCCACTAG
- a CDS encoding sialidase family protein has protein sequence MLRVAAVCGVALAGLTAPPASSAPVNPSPCTEMALSPTFASDGTAVCAGMVYDKTTGAATSAAVFVTTDKGKSWRKATAAGIAITRAEDSVRGVVLSPRFSSDHLIFVQIARAGLLASTDLGETFTPVSPLGLGRMTPYVATPDVLADLARPLILHADAAGNDVSMQVDPVSRALTPVPGTPAKDHQFAVSPRYATDGLAFAGGTLVPTEDQAASYPVVYACGAGFACNEVRFTGPKLAKFERLWTVSAATSTGFSVVLRLMVGSTPKLWRSTDGGKTFQPWTSVNTIGSTIAKNGSAHLDVAADPLQPKRLFLRASWTWTAYRRTNPPNEQLFVSEDSGQRWRRVSYGTVTSGLRHVGTIPEMEPSPDALNTPAGFVLAGGGGRLFMLAGSRGDPNYTGPYCSRDSGKTWARFCK, from the coding sequence GTGCTACGCGTCGCCGCGGTGTGCGGCGTAGCGCTGGCCGGCCTGACCGCGCCCCCGGCGTCGAGCGCACCGGTCAACCCGAGCCCCTGCACCGAGATGGCACTCTCCCCGACGTTCGCGTCCGACGGGACCGCGGTCTGCGCGGGGATGGTCTACGACAAGACCACGGGTGCCGCGACGTCAGCCGCGGTATTCGTGACGACGGACAAGGGGAAGTCCTGGCGTAAGGCAACCGCGGCCGGCATCGCCATCACGCGAGCCGAGGACTCGGTACGCGGTGTCGTCCTGTCGCCTCGCTTTTCGTCGGATCACCTGATCTTCGTGCAGATCGCGCGCGCGGGCCTGCTGGCGTCGACCGATCTGGGAGAGACGTTCACCCCGGTCAGCCCGCTTGGCCTCGGCCGGATGACCCCCTACGTCGCCACTCCCGATGTGCTCGCTGACCTGGCGCGGCCGCTGATTCTGCACGCCGATGCGGCTGGCAACGACGTGTCAATGCAGGTCGACCCCGTCTCGCGCGCACTCACCCCCGTACCGGGAACGCCAGCGAAGGACCACCAGTTCGCCGTGTCGCCGCGGTATGCCACCGATGGCCTCGCGTTCGCCGGTGGCACCCTGGTCCCGACCGAGGACCAAGCCGCGTCGTATCCCGTCGTGTACGCGTGCGGCGCGGGGTTCGCCTGCAACGAGGTCCGGTTCACCGGTCCGAAGCTCGCGAAGTTCGAACGGCTCTGGACCGTGTCGGCGGCGACATCCACCGGCTTCTCCGTCGTCCTGCGGCTCATGGTCGGCTCGACGCCGAAGCTCTGGCGTTCGACTGACGGCGGGAAGACCTTCCAGCCGTGGACCAGCGTCAACACGATCGGGTCGACCATCGCCAAGAACGGATCCGCGCACCTCGACGTCGCAGCCGATCCGTTGCAGCCGAAGAGGCTGTTCCTTCGCGCGTCGTGGACCTGGACCGCATACCGCAGGACCAACCCGCCGAACGAGCAGCTGTTCGTCAGCGAGGACTCCGGCCAGCGGTGGCGCCGCGTCAGCTACGGCACCGTGACGTCGGGGCTGCGCCACGTCGGAACCATTCCCGAAATGGAGCCCTCGCCCGACGCATTGAACACACCCGCCGGATTCGTACTGGCAGGAGGGGGCGGTCGTCTGTTCATGCTCGCCGGGAGTCGCGGCGATCCGAACTACACCGGCCCGTACTGCTCGCGTGACAGCGGAAAGACGTGGGCGCGGTTCTGCAAGTAG
- a CDS encoding Ltp family lipoprotein, which yields MSAAMPTRKSTSKPSASADVPAQAAAPHIESPAAPAAPAPVANGSWQPGPPAQFGATPEGAPFWPTPVPRTDSRPAWKKKRVLVPAAVFAVLLAAGIAGGSDETSSSGAAAGTSAVIVEEKIDSTTESAEKAAAEKAAAEKAAAEEAAAEKAAAEKAAAEKAAAEEAAAEKAAAEKAAAETAAEKAAAEKAAAETAGQENAREAAANYLSFTAFSRSGLIKQLKFEGYSTADATYGVDSQHANWNTQAAKAAESYLEMTSFSRSGLIQQLMFEGYTRTQAEYGVKQAGL from the coding sequence ATGTCCGCGGCCATGCCGACCCGCAAGTCCACGTCCAAGCCTTCAGCCAGCGCCGACGTCCCCGCGCAGGCCGCCGCACCGCACATCGAGTCACCGGCCGCCCCGGCAGCGCCCGCGCCGGTCGCGAATGGGTCATGGCAGCCCGGGCCGCCTGCGCAGTTCGGCGCTACTCCCGAGGGCGCGCCGTTCTGGCCGACGCCTGTCCCGCGGACCGACTCCCGGCCGGCTTGGAAGAAGAAGCGGGTGCTGGTCCCTGCGGCGGTCTTCGCGGTACTGCTCGCCGCCGGCATCGCAGGTGGCAGCGACGAGACTTCGAGCAGTGGTGCCGCCGCCGGAACTTCCGCTGTGATCGTCGAGGAGAAGATCGACTCCACCACGGAGTCGGCTGAGAAGGCGGCTGCCGAGAAGGCTGCCGCCGAGAAGGCCGCGGCGGAGGAGGCCGCGGCGGAGAAGGCCGCTGCGGAGAAGGCCGCGGCGGAGAAGGCCGCGGCGGAGGAGGCCGCGGCGGAGAAGGCCGCCGCCGAGAAGGCGGCCGCGGAGACCGCGGCGGAGAAGGCCGCGGCGGAGAAGGCGGCCGCGGAGACCGCGGGCCAGGAGAATGCGCGCGAGGCTGCCGCGAACTACCTCAGCTTCACGGCGTTCTCGCGTTCCGGGTTGATCAAGCAGCTGAAGTTCGAGGGCTACTCGACCGCGGACGCGACCTACGGCGTCGACAGCCAGCACGCGAACTGGAACACCCAGGCGGCCAAGGCTGCTGAGAGCTATCTGGAGATGACCTCGTTCTCGCGCTCCGGGCTGATTCAGCAGTTGATGTTCGAGGGATACACGCGTACGCAGGCCGAGTACGGCGTGAAGCAGGCGGGTCTCTGA
- a CDS encoding alkaline phosphatase PhoX, translating into MEPTRRSFLAAAVATAAFGPAFWRAAYADPAVPGPGPYGPLQPADANGLMLPAGFSSRIVARAGAPVLPGGYVWHVDPDGGAVFATGDGGWVYVSNSEDTPGGAGAIRFAADGSIADAYRILDGTRNNCAGGPTPWGTWLSCEETTQGLVYECDPQAPGNGEPRPALGAFAHEAAAVDPVRRQLYLTEDSGTGRLYRFTPAAYPDLSVGLLEAASVSPAPPGSDANAVRAWSGRVTWVPVLPIGPAALQPTAPLTTVFSGGEGIWYDRGTVYVTTKGDNRVWMLDCGTQTLEILYDDVLQPNAPLTGVDNVTVSPAGDIYVAEDGPNPCELVVIGTVGGERQVTQFLRIADHSGTELCGPAFTPDGTRLYVSSQRAPSPAGNRGVTYEITGPFRT; encoded by the coding sequence ATGGAGCCGACCCGCCGATCGTTCCTCGCAGCCGCCGTCGCCACCGCCGCCTTCGGGCCGGCGTTCTGGCGCGCCGCGTACGCCGATCCCGCGGTCCCCGGCCCCGGCCCGTACGGTCCGCTGCAGCCCGCCGACGCCAACGGCCTCATGCTGCCGGCCGGTTTCAGCAGCCGGATCGTCGCGCGGGCGGGCGCGCCGGTGCTGCCCGGCGGCTACGTCTGGCACGTCGACCCCGACGGCGGGGCGGTGTTCGCGACCGGCGACGGCGGCTGGGTCTATGTGTCCAACAGCGAGGACACACCTGGAGGCGCGGGCGCGATCCGGTTCGCCGCCGACGGGTCGATCGCCGACGCGTACCGGATCCTCGACGGCACCCGCAACAACTGCGCCGGCGGCCCGACGCCGTGGGGCACCTGGCTGTCCTGCGAGGAGACGACGCAGGGCCTGGTGTACGAGTGCGACCCGCAGGCTCCCGGCAATGGCGAGCCGCGTCCGGCGCTCGGCGCGTTCGCGCACGAGGCCGCCGCGGTCGACCCGGTGCGCCGGCAGCTCTACCTCACGGAGGACTCCGGCACGGGGCGGCTGTACCGGTTCACGCCGGCGGCGTACCCCGACCTGTCGGTGGGTCTCCTCGAGGCGGCCTCGGTCAGCCCGGCGCCGCCGGGCAGCGACGCGAACGCCGTCCGCGCCTGGTCCGGCCGCGTCACCTGGGTGCCGGTGCTCCCCATCGGACCGGCGGCGCTGCAGCCGACGGCGCCGCTCACGACGGTGTTCAGCGGGGGCGAGGGCATCTGGTACGACCGCGGCACGGTCTACGTCACGACGAAGGGCGACAACCGCGTCTGGATGCTCGACTGCGGCACGCAGACGCTGGAGATCCTCTACGACGACGTCCTCCAGCCGAACGCGCCGCTGACCGGCGTCGACAACGTCACCGTCTCCCCGGCCGGCGACATCTACGTCGCCGAGGACGGGCCGAACCCGTGCGAGCTCGTCGTCATCGGCACGGTCGGCGGGGAGCGGCAGGTCACGCAGTTCCTGCGCATCGCCGACCACTCAGGCACCGAGCTGTGCGGCCCGGCGTTCACGCCCGACGGCACGCGCCTCTACGTCTCCTCGCAGCGCGCGCCGTCGCCCGCGGGCAACCGCGGCGTGACGTACGAGATCACCGGGCCGTTCCGCACGTAG